Genomic segment of Panicum virgatum strain AP13 chromosome 2K, P.virgatum_v5, whole genome shotgun sequence:
GGTTCGGTCTGGAGGAAGCTTACGTACTACGCACTACacggtctttttttttttgaaatattcgCACTACACGGTCTACACCCTCGGTTTGTAATGCAGGGTGGTGAATGGTGACATGCGTGGTCGCGGCCGGCACGCGCACGCCGTcacaccccaccccacccaggATCGACCACCAGAACTACCGGTCGTGGCGAGCATGTACAGCAGTCTTACGGCTCCACGGGATCTCTGATGTTTGTGTACCACCCAATTCGACTGGAGGACGGAGTACTTGTACTTGGCTCGACCACTGCACGTGGTTGGCGGCTCCGGGTATTAACGCACGCCGGCACCGTATCCTGAATCCCCCGGCCCCTCCTGTTTGCAGCGCGCGTGCCCGGCGAGGTACGGTACGGTTGCGGCTCAACATTTTGACATGTGCGCCTCGGACGCAGGGTTTTTTTTCCCGACCGGTTTACCCAAACCggcggcctccggttccggtaaatcggaccggtttgaccggttaccggtagaaaccggtcaaattcaaatttgaattcaaaaaattcagttcaaccggttcgtaccggtataccgggcGGTTTGaccaatttgaatttaaatccaaatttaaaatcgcatgtgtaaccagtttggaccggtataccggccggttaaaccggtttaccggccggtttgaccggtttaccaagtgggccttaatgggctgtctcatttttttccttttcttttttgttttaactttaaatgcccgaaaagtatgttaaacgaatgaatttttgagaaaatttgacagcattagattcgtcgcaccttgaagtatttttaagaattttttgggtatttttcattttttggaatttaaatttgaattttgaatttgggccggtttggtaccggcccaaaccggaaccggaccggaccgccACCGGTAAGGGAACCCTGCTCAGACGACGCACCGTCCCGTACCGTTAGTACGTGGACGACCACGCCGGGGACCACGAGATACTGCTGCTGATACAGGTAGATCCTGCGCAGACGGAAGACAGTTATGGTTTTTGACCGGTGAGCCCGGCTCTGGCCGGCCTCCTGCCGATAACTGCTTGTTGGAACAAACAGCATCACTGGCGAAGAacctcctcctcctactcccGACGGCTCCGGCACTGTAACCCCACTATAGCGCAGAGCCGGCAGAGCCATCCAAACCTGACTCGGGAGCTTCAATCAACAGTGCCGTGCGTCAGTGAGAGAGTAGGAAATGGGAAAGCGGAGCCGCTCCTGTAAACAGTATCGCTACAATGTTTTATGCAGTAGAGTCGGAACCGCTCGGAGCCCTTCCAAACGGGGCCTATATCGACACAATCTTCCGCCAAGATTTCGCGGCCGGTTCTTCCGCTGACGAACGAACTCGGACCATGCAATCCCCAGTAACCCCACGGCGGAATGCGGACGGACACGCCATGGTCCATGGCTCCATATATGCCCATGCCCATCGCATCTCCAGTTCTGAACGCTCATGATGCCGGCACCGCCGTACGCTGCGGGCTCAcgcacgcgcgcggcggcgacgacgagtcGACGAGCGCCCGCCGGGCCAGCAGCAATGGAGCACGGGGCATCATGACGGCCGGCTGCGGCTGGAGCCCTGGAACGCCGAACGCAATCATCGCCAGGAGTCGCCGTGCACGGCCGGCAGACACGCGCAGCGCAGAGCGCGAAAACCCGTCCGGCCCTGCATCATGAATtccggccggccaccggcgaCGGGCGCGCGATCATCGACCGGCCAGATCTCGGCACCATCCCGTGCCCCTCCATCCCTCGCACACCACCACACGGCGCCAGCGCCGTGGGGGATTTAATTAGCTTATCACAAGACTGGCcgctggccggcggccggcggccggcggccgcgcccgtgCCCCCACACCGGCCTATCTATCGTGTCTGCGGCTGCGCCCATGCTGCAGAGGCCTCTACCCGCGCCCGGCCGCGTAGACTGCTTCACGACAGCTTGGCCAGGCCAGGAGGGCAGGAGGCCGTGGCGTGGCGCGACCTGGCCATTTACGCACGGCCGAACTTTTAAGTGCGAGCTGCGCTTGCAGTAGCAGCCTGCAGCAGGGAGACTGGCAccacaggggaggggaggggaggggaggggccgtgtttggtttgtgACTTTGACGGTTAATTACTTAGTATTAAATGCAGGTAGTTTGTAAAACTAATTTCTCAATTCCTGCACTACTTTGTGAGGCGGATTTAATGAAGTCTTTGACCCCACGACTAGAGATTGATtattgtagcaaatcatcgattaattaccgtcattatattcgtcgcaaaaagttacacttatttctaaaaaaatttacaaataaattttatttagtacttcatacattGAAAATGCGCTACTCGTGCTACTGCCTGTGTCTTCACAGACTGGCACCACAGTGCACGGCCTCTGGAGTTGCGTTTGTTGACCCTCACCTCAACAGCCTGGTCTGGACGTTTGGGTGTGGTGTGCCACACACACGACAGCGGCGCAGGTAGGCCAGGTTTTGCTAGGCAGCTAGCCAGGCGCCCGGGCCCACAAGAGGGGTCCGCCTAAAGATTTATCGCAGACAACAATAGATACCGATGTTTCACCATGCAGAACAATAGATTTGGAAGAATAATAGAtttggaagaagaaggaaaatcaAAATCGCTCGAACAATTAGCAACAATGTTTTTTTTCTCACAGCAAATCAGCCAGCCGAACAAAGCGACTCAACAGGACCAACAAATGAGGGCAACTAACTAGGCAGTTAGGCAGGCCTACAAGAGGAGTCTACGCAGAATCACGATCAGCCTCTCAATGTCAAAAAGTGTTTTCTTAATGGCTCATAGACATTATCATGTGAATCAAAGTACACTAAGGACGGATACATTGCTACACGTCATCCGTCTCATAGGTCGTCTCATACAACGCCAAGTAGAATTTTTAGtgatgtggaggagagagagcaaTGTGAGAGAAAGATGTGGTTGCCTCGCGAAACAACTACTTCATGGGCTAAAATTTAGGAGTATGAGACTACTTCCCACCATTATATGAGTTGTTGTTGCCATGCAACTCAAAATGTTTCTTTATTTCATCCACAAATCAAGAGATGTGGTATAACTATGAGACAACTAAAAAGACAAGTTATTGTAGAAATTTGTCTAGTAGGTCGTCTCAAAATTACGTATCACTCCATGACGCTTTAAACGACACTAATGTACTTGCCCGATTTCGAAAATCGAGCTAAGGATCCAAACATTCCAGATTTTATCACTACTTCTATAATCCAAATGCTATAAATTATAgaataaaaaaaaatgtaagCAAGCCTATGGCCTGCTCGTTGCAGGGCCCATTTTCAGTGCAAGGATGTAGGCATGCTGTttggcagccgcagccgcagccgcagccgcagcggtTCTGCAAAAATCACTAGGCCGGGGGCCTTCTCTTGTTGCTTCATGAAAGACAAGCAAAAAGAGGTCCAAGGATAAATTGGGAGGATAAAGCCAACATGCACCAAGTGGCTTTTCTATGTGCTTGCCTGATTGTTGCTCCATGTATGTTTGACTTATTCTCTGATAGGAAACGAGAGCATTTCTACGCTTTTGCACTCTCTTTTAGACAGTGAGGTTTGACTCCCTTGTTTTGCTAGTCTACACTGTCGCCTCTCCCGCTAGACAGACTGCAGATGTAACACTAGCGCTACAAAGGATACTCAAATGTCACTAAGTAGATTATTGAACATTCCCACAAAATGATCTAAAACAGCTAATAGGGGACACAGATGACATAAACAGCCAAGGACACGGCCTGAACCGTAAATGAAATCAAGCCCAGAAAAGTCCTCACTCAGTAGATGATGGGTGGGGCTCAATAGAGCATACATGCGGATGCAGTCCAGCAAATACTGCCCAAATAGTCAGGGTAACAGGCTCAATAGACAGACCCTAAAGGAAAGAAAGAATAAAGCAACGGTGTTAGAGTTTTGAAGTGAAATGCATCGAAATGAAAGAATAAGGTCTTCCTCACTAGACTTTGGCCTGCTTCAGTACAGTTGAGCAGGCCGGATACGGTCAGCCCATCTAGTTGAGATTTCATTGATGGGCTGACATTGATGGTCCTCTTTCCTATCCAGAAGACATGCGGAACCTTAAAATTGAAGGTCGTGAGTCATCAGTCATGACGGTATCAGAGAAATATGCGTCCTCTTTGCCTCTTTGGGGTGATTAATCCATGGCATCTACTGCAAATCCCCTGAACCGTGCAaaatacataatttttttttcacacaAAACCAGATGGTGTTCGACATGTTCAGAGCCTGCCAAACTTGTTTGATCCAACCGTTTACAAAACGACAGAGAAAAGACGGTAGCGACAAAACGCGCACCACAGTATTTTTGTCACAGCTCTCTGAATCCGTCTTTTCTTTCTCCCGATTTGCGCAAGATTGGATCATCAAATCTGGTGAAGACACAGAACAAGCCGAACACTACTCCCATTTCTCAActttttggtaaaaaaaaaagaattttgcCCGACCTTAACAGTTGAGAGTCCTTTGCCACAGGTACCAAACCATTAAACCCATGAAGCAAGACGCAAATCCTTTTATGaaccgcaccccccccccccccctcccctttTAATTGCAATGGTGTAATCATATacatgaaaaaataattaatatttCTCTACAAACCCAAGCCCCCCCTGCCAGTAAAATGCCTGGACAATCCTCTCCCTAGTTGACCTTCTAAGAAAAAGGCCGCCCCTGTATACCTACGCTGTTCTGTTAACTTACAGTTCCTACTAAAACTACGATTTCGACTACTGCTACCCTGTTGTTTACCTTGGTCAGTGTAGAAGGATGATGGGTTCTCCCCACCATCTTCCAAAACCCCTCTGCCAACCTGAAGCCTGTGATGGTACTGTTGTGCAAACTCACCTGCCTGATCTATGTCATGGCCTGAGGAGCTAGGGTTGCAGCTAGACCTTTGCCTCAAGTAGCTCAGCTCGTCTTCCTCAGGTATTACCGATGAGCTCACTGGGTGCATATGATCCGAGGCTCCAGATATGTTGTCATACTCCATGTTACCCAAGTTCCTGGTGCTGTTAGTGCTATTGCTGCTGAGAGTGCTGCTTGACCCTGCATCAGAGTTGCTGAACAGTGAAGAGCTGTCACTTCGACTAAAGCCTGGTACCTGGTACGACCATGCGTCGGATGCTTccgatgtgtgtgtgtggttgTGCACTGCATGATCCTTCCACAACTCTCCACCTCGGTGCATGCTCACATAAATGCCTCCCAAAGGAGTGGATCCTGAATCTGCCATCTCCTTGGGTTTCTTAGCATGCGATGCACCTTGTTTAAGCATTGCTTTCCTTACAGACTCTGGCACACGCGGTGAACACCTGATTGAGTTAACACAACATAATTTTAGGATAATCAACAGAATAGATATGACCATATGCAGCATTACTACATTGTTATAAGTGAGAGTGGCACCGTGTTTACCTTGCATAAAGCAGCATGTATGCACATTTTGACAGGACCTTTTTGAGAGAAACAGGTTTCACCTACAGACAACATTACAGGCTATTAAGCCAGGAACAATAGTTCAAGTGGCGCATGTAGATTCGAGAAAAGACTGGCACATGTAGCCAGGCAAGTagcctttttcaaaaaaaaaagagagagagagacaaaaTCCATCAGGATTCCAATACAAGGTCAGTCTTTCATTGAATATTCAAAAACTAATGCCAGATAAAGAAATtagtaaaagaaaaaataatcgATGCTATAACATGGTATCATTTTAATTTCTTCCACTATGTACACATTGTACTAGGCAGGTTCAGACGTCTTATTTACCTTGCGATCGTCCATCTCGTGCCACTTCCCCTGAGGATCCTTCACATAACATACATAATGACCAGAGATGGTTGTATTCATAACATCATGATGGACAACCACAGCATACAAGCTGTACACAGGACTATAATCATCTGTTTTGCACATGAATTGAGACAAATTCAAGTGCTCTGGGAACTTGACATCCTTGCTGATCTTACCAAAAACACCAGACtgttcaaagagaaaggatttGCATTAAATGTGAACACTATGTTGCTATATAAATTTGTTCCAGACCCAACACAGGAAAATATATACAAAAACGAATTTATTGATAGCAAATGGTATATTAGAGTAAGGAAATAGCCTAAGATTGTTAATGGTACCTGATATCTTTTCAGTGCGATTGTCAGAATATTTGGCGCCTCTGATATTGTCAACTTCTTTTTGGCACGCTCATAAGACATGCATCTGATGAGAATACACGAGTTCAAGAAGATAGGTAGATAGAAGCAAAAGAAGGATCGGTTCAGGTATTGTTAGGCTAATGATTAGACAAGTAGGCATTGCTAAGTAATGCATTCATTTCTCACATAAACATCAAGTAATGATTCCAAGTGATTACCAAACTGAAGTCCTACAACAAGTGAAATTGCTACAAGTTTAGAAACTCAGTAACTGACACTACTTTAGTTGAAGATCAGTTGCTGATTTAAGGTCCTTGATTTagcattttagctcaagtttccTTGACTAAGCAAGGTGGTATATGCAAGTGCACAAAGCATGTAGATAAGATAAACAATAAAACTGAACCGACCTGCTACAATGGTATCTATTATCACCATCTAAAACTTCTGAAGATGTGAACCGACGAAGTGCACCTTCAAGGGTATTGACATCCCCATCTATTTCAACAGTTAAATCCAAAATACGTTCAGACTGTGCTGAACTGACCTGACACTTTGTGCATATTATCtaggggaaaaaaaggaaactaTTATAAGATAATATAAATATGCATTTTCATGACATCCAATGCTGCCACTGGAAGTCTGTGGGCATggaaaggctgtgtgttccgcGGGAAGAAAACCTTGGATTGTAGATAGCCCCCGAATGTTAACTGCACCAGAGTTGATTCTTCAGCTAGCTTGTGGACACCATTTTTCTTTGCTTCCTTCATGCTAGCAGATTGCATAGTATCAATTGCATACCTGTTAAAGTTATCACTCATCAATTTATGAAAACAGTATTCCTAGTGAGAAGATTTCACTGAATATATAGAGGACACATTCAATAAAACCAATTATTAGGGATATTGTTTTGGATCAAGTTTTTGCTACCAACAAAAAAGCAAATAACTCTTCTTTTATTCATGTTTCAGTTTAAATAGATCAATCAGTGGAAGGACCAATGAGACATGTGGAACAATTGTGTTCGTCATGAGATAAGAGGGTACCTACGAGTGTGCAAAAGAAAACTCCATGACATTTGGCCCATAGAATGCAATGAATATACTATAGTACTACCAAAAAACAGATATGGGCATCAATGTACACCATTCCATCCCAGCAGAGAGCTCCATCAAATGTATGGATACACATATTTATTATGGAAGTTTCACAATTGCATTTACTCCAGAAGGTCCCATCATTGCATggtagatcagtttgcaatttACAATCACCAGAATATTTTCTTTACCTACTGCCCCACCTAAGAATTATTGCCATCTGGCCGTGTCTCCTTTAGAATGCCACTTTGTCATGGGCATTCATGATTACTGTAGAGAGATAGgaaaacaccacacacccttAGGGAGGGGTgacctttcatatatatagccaaTACAATATGGCTTGGTTTGCAAGTACAAATACATATACACGTATCATGGCTATACATACTCTAATAATTACTTTGTCAAACAGGATAGCCCTGTATAACATGTCTGCAGCGCAAACATTGGATATCCACACATGTGAACACAGACTAGCATAGCAGCGCTGACACCATGACActaacccaaaaaaaaaatcagtaagTTGGGCTCTGCTGTCATTCTGTTGGAATGTATAGTAAAATGGTAGTGTACTTCATAAGGTGTTCCATTAATTTTTCAACTGTTCATCTAATTATCTGAAAAGAACAGCGATAGTTCTTAGCATCCCCACTAGTGTACTAATTCAGCCAATAAACATGTTAGAAAAACAGCAAGTGCAAAGCTTTGACATGGGGTGTTCATCAGCGCTTCATAATTTTACCTGTGGTTGCATATATTCAGATACTAAATTATAGGGAAGAAAATTAAGATAAAGAGTTTCCTTTATCCAAAGGCAACTAAATATGCTGATAAGGAGTATATTAGATATAGTTTGAAAAATAGCCTTACACAATATTCTCAGTCACAATGATATCATATTTCTTGCATGAATGCATGACCAAAAATATTGATAATCAGAAAATAGGTGTGCAATATTTCCTATTGAAAGGTAACAAAGAGTATATTGAGTACGAAGGCATCAGAAATAGTTTGGAATAATACCCCTCAAGAGTAGCTCAGTCACAGCAATAACATAAACTTTTTGTGTGGGTTTTCAAGAAACACATACACAATCATCAACATTATGCAAAACATCATCAGTATACTGAGCATAACTTGATCAGCCATCACTAGTTCCAGGCACATGGATGCTAACTATATGACCTAGGAAGTTAAGCAGTGAAAAGAAAAATTCTCACCTTAGAAATTCGTGAGCATCTTCTTCTCTACCCTGGCCAAAGCTAGTCCCAATTTCGTTCAGATGAGATAGTATTCCAGTAGGTGATACTGGAGCATTTCCACGCTTGCCCTCTGCCAGGACCTTTTCCAACTCACACATGAAACACCATTCCTTTTTGGAACCTAGAAAATACAAAAGTCTACATTATTAACAAAAGAAATACAAAATTGAACAAAGAAAATATAGGTTGAGTGTAAATTACAATTTCGTGAATGATATCCTTCCAAAAGATAGGCTGTAAGTGGTCGGGTAAATGCCAAACACTGAAGAACAGCATTCGCATAGCAGCTGCAAAAGAAACAAAGATAGGGAGGTTAGCAAAGAGAACAGTATTAAGTGCCACACTCAGATTTGACAAATTACTCCCAATTAATAAAGTGACCTAACATGTTTAACAATAAATTGGTTACTACTATGACATGGTAAAACAATATAATCTTGTTAAACATAATGCAAACAGTATACAATATCCTGAGAAGAAACACCAGCTACTGGATAGTTTGATTTGCATCGGTGCTTGAGGTGTCAGCACGTTGCCTAGTTTGATCTGAACCATCCTTGTGAAACAGTTTGAATGAAAGCGTTGACATTTGTAAAGTGTAAGCTACTAGCTTCCATGGTTTGGGAATCAATAGGATAACACTAGTACTGCAGCCAATGTGCAGCATACAGCTTGCCAGGCACTGGACAATTCACAAATAGTAGAATGGAGAACTACCCGTCATTGTATAATTatagagttaaatacaccagcggccctcgaacttgtccccaGGTGCCACCAAGGTtcacgaactcgcaaaatcaaAATTtggcaccctgaacttgttaagttgtgccacttaggtccataaccCTTCAAGgagcatgaatatatgcaaaaaagccCTTGAGTTTTTTCATCTTCTATATCTACGTCCTCCTCGTCACTTTcatcttctatatcttgtgGGAGAGGTGAAAGTGACGAGGAGGACGTAGATATAGAAGATGAAAAAACTCAAGggcttttttgcatatattcatgctcCTTGAAGggttatggacctaagtggcacaacttaacaagttcagagTGCCAGATTttgattttgcgagttcgtggacctaagtggcacctggggacaagttcgagggccgctggtgtatttaactcataATTATACTATGTGGAaccttttcaaaagaaaattcatgctgaatcttttaaaccttcTCCAACCTAATGATCTAGCCATGCTATAGTGGAGAACTCACTGCTACAAATAAAACTACATTAAGATAACATCAAATTCATAAAATCATATGCATATTGATGAAGCTTACAAGGAAAGTCATGTATTACTGATTACTAATGTTGAGAGCCCTGTGCAGCCTAGCCTGTTTACAAATTACAACCCTATGTATTTAACGTAGTACCACCAGGTTAACTATATTACTATCTTATGCTATACAAATGCTAATGAGCTCCATTCCTAATGCAATGAGAATCAATCAGATCCTAGAAAAGTGAAAACAGTGGTATTAATTGCACTTTAAAGCCGACAATACCATCCCATTTGTTTATTCTCATGTGTATTGAAGTGAATCCCAGTCCATATAAAATAAAATGCATATTCAGTCAATACATAAAGCACATTAACGAACTAAGTATAGGAGAAGTATGACAGTATGAAGCAGTGATAAAATGGACCAGCTACTGGATTAACACATCAACATGGTTCATTAGTTATGATCGAGAAAACATAGTTAATAAATTCTACCATTCATACTTTAATAGAAGAAGAGAATTAAATAGTTGCTGAGCATGATTTAAGGAAACGCTACAGAAGTTAGGTACAGATATTAACAATCTCCAAATAAAACCATGTTGGATATGCTTAAATGCTTAATAGAAGCACGTGAATGTTCACAGCCATATAGCATACGTTTCCTGTATGCAATAATAACTGATCCATTAATCAATTACCTATTGCCAAGGTTGCATAGACCAAAAGGATGCAGTTCCAACTTCTCGAAGTTGTAGAGTTCGATGAAGTGTTTGAATGGAAAAAGTGCCTGACAAGTTAGGATAATCATCAGGCAATATGGTTGTATAGCAGTATatgttactccctccattccaaattgtaggcCGTTTTAGTTTTGTCCTATGTCAAACTTCTCTAACTTTGACCAAgtatatagaaaaatatattgatATGTACAGTGCCAAATAAATGTACATAATAATATATCTCATAAAGGGTTTAAGAAATTAATTTTGTAGATGTTACAGCATTTTTTCCCCataaacttggtcaaagttggaaaggtttgacttaggacaaaactAAAATGACCTACGTTTTATAACTGAGGTAGTGATTAACTGAGGTACCCAGTTCTATTTACCAATTCTGTTGGATAATGCCTCACAACTTTCGGAGCTGTTTGTTGTCTGGCATATTTCTTTTCTATTGATGGATTATTTGGCACCACTCCTGTACTATCTGGCCTTGCACATAGACCAGGCGAGTTATCTCCCCTTTTAGATGGGTTGCATGATAAACCATCTGCACTACTGTGACTGTGAGTGGAAGAAACTTTGTCAACAGCTGACATGCATGGCAAATTTCTAGAGCTTTCATGGTTAACTGTTCCAATAGCTTGCTTGTTGGATTGCTCCATTTCACTCTCCAACTCAGTATGCTGGTCATGAGTAGTGAGAGAATTTTTTTCATGAACAGCATTGTCATGAACTTTGCAAGCTTCACTTGTAGTTGTAAGCCTTGAGCAATCAACAAGTTCTGCCTTCCCAGTAAACTGAGAATATTCCGCAGAGGACTCTGCTGCATTTGACGGCTTATCAGAGGGCATATCCTTGAGCTCTACTCGAGCCACCACATTCTCTGGTGTACCATCTCGTGTGGCACCAAGACCTGGTGGATGGCATTCATCTCTGTGTCCTTTTCTCCAGTGATCTATTTGGCATTTGAAGGTGCTGCAACCAACAAGAAGGAAATTACTTTTTTCTTGAGAAAAATGGAAAGAAGTTCCAGCCTCTGAAGGAAGTTACTGAAGTAAAACAATCATACGATAGAGCTGTCTTATTCCACACATAATAAGGGATTACAGACATTACCCTCTTGATTAAGGATCTTAGAAGTGATGCCATACAATGCATGTTACATTGTAAAAGAGGGATGCATGCGATTTCTGAAGCAAAAGTCTTAGTGACTTGATACGGAGGAAGTCATGGACTGTCAGAGTTGGTTTCAGGACCATGAGCTACTGGGTCTGGAGAAATCCTTTATCTTATTCTTCAGTTTACATGTTTCAACTTTCAAGTTCTTGGCTATAGTTTTCATAAGAAAACTGTTAATATAAGTAACACAGCTCAAGGATGAGAATAATTCGTGCATGCACTAATCAAGGAATTTGCGAACATAAATTGCCTTCACCTTATAACAACACAATAAATCCAACATCGTGTGATCAAGTGATGCTTCATTTCATATGCTCCTAAGTACATTTTTCTTGATTAAAGATGTATACAATGAAAACATAAATATAAACACGATTCTTAAGACATTAGCAGGCCATGAATTTGTTTCACATCTCTATTTCATTGAAAGGGTAACAAAATGGAAAATGAGGTCTCCATTGAAAAGGAGGGTCCAAAAAGAGCTCACAGATCCGACATCATTATTTGATATATTGCCAATCGAGTAGTTGACATTGGCTAAAATATGAGGAATGGGCCCTCCACATCACATAGACGTATTGCCAAACAGAAGCTGAAAGCATACTTAGGTCTCGGTTATTTTCATTTGCCTAATATGAAGGGGACATGAAACTACCTGCATTCCCAGATTGTCTATATTAAATCCTATCAAACCTATATTGTAGTACTCATAACTCATCAACGCAACATAAAAGAAGAAAAGGTATTCCTAGTAATTGACTTTCACAGTATGAATGCCCCATTTTTACAGACTGGCTGAAATGTCGAGCACATAAATGTACAATGATTAGACCATCTGTCTAGCGTGACAACCCAAGATGAGTAATCTGCTAATCAATAAATCAAGACATTTGTTATGAGCGTGGTGGGATTGAGAGGATtgcggaggaagaaggggcggCTGCTGCCGCGCTACAGTACCCTCAGTGCTAGAGTTCCCGCGGGTACTGTTcacgaggcggcggctgcgagggcgagagagcggcggctagggttgggggcgctgggaacgccggccgcggggttcgcccacggccggcaagagagaagggatttccttctaatctcttgcttgattagattgatacatctcctctctttatatagagaggtttacttgacccctaagcaagcgactaattaaccctaatgggctaaggcccaataggcccttgactcctctaacactACACCCCACCTGGAcatgcagctcgtcctcgagctgcaaCCTAACAATGACGCTAACGATGACTCCACTAGACGCAAATCGAAAACCTAAGAACAAGCCTTTTACATCTCGGCTTATTTTAAATAAACTGCAATTCTTTATTTTTGACTCTTGAAGATACGGCGGACACCCTCCTTGTGCTGGACCTGCACGTAAGTAGCCGCCTGGATCCCATGGAGACCATCGGAACGAGAGGGGAGGACAGGTATGGCCACCGGAAATTAGTCGCGACAGCGACCAGCGGAGACGTCCTTGTGGTGGCCGGTGACGGAACGTGATGGCGCCAGGCAATGTGCCTCCGCCGATGTCAAGGAGGAAAGCGCATCCCCTATCGCTGTTGTAGAATTGGAGTTCACTACCATGCATGCGCGTGAAGACAGCGGCGAGTTGGCACGAGCGCTGGTGGCCGTCTGACGGGGCGAGGTCGCACCCCCATTTGCCGAGGTCGCGCCCCCAATTGCCGAGGTCGATCGCTGTCAAAGCCGCCTCTTGCATCTCCAAGCGCATCTTCTGTAGCCGTCGCCGCGCTAGGAGGCCacgtgctgcagcctgcagcc
This window contains:
- the LOC120681585 gene encoding ubiquitin carboxyl-terminal hydrolase 18-like: MEVSAAVALVVAVALMALGMAASAWLQRAEARREEVRRLAWQAAEEVEIAEREEAYCYGQYGGVFVRASDVPEARPAPNEAEDEVAVVAAAPAPAPAAAAAAAAAAAAAASPPAGKGVCAMCARPTTLRCKRCKSVKYCTFKCQIDHWRKGHRDECHPPGLGATRDGTPENVVARVELKDMPSDKPSNAAESSAEYSQFTGKAELVDCSRLTTTSEACKVHDNAVHEKNSLTTHDQHTELESEMEQSNKQAIGTVNHESSRNLPCMSAVDKVSSTHSHSSADGLSCNPSKRGDNSPGLCARPDSTGVVPNNPSIEKKYARQQTAPKVVRHYPTELALFPFKHFIELYNFEKLELHPFGLCNLGNSCYANAVLQCLAFTRPLTAYLLEGYHSRNCSKKEWCFMCELEKVLAEGKRGNAPVSPTGILSHLNEIGTSFGQGREEDAHEFLRYAIDTMQSASMKEAKKNGVHKLAEESTLVQLTFGGYLQSKIICTKCQVSSAQSERILDLTVEIDGDVNTLEGALRRFTSSEVLDGDNRYHCSRCMSYERAKKKLTISEAPNILTIALKRYQSGVFGKISKDVKFPEHLNLSQFMCKTDDYSPVYSLYAVVVHHDVMNTTISGHYVCYVKDPQGKWHEMDDRKVKPVSLKKVLSKCAYMLLYARCSPRVPESVRKAMLKQGASHAKKPKEMADSGSTPLGGIYVSMHRGGELWKDHAVHNHTHTSEASDAWSYQVPGFSRSDSSSLFSNSDAGSSSTLSSNSTNSTRNLGNMEYDNISGASDHMHPVSSSVIPEEDELSYLRQRSSCNPSSSGHDIDQAGEFAQQYHHRLQVGRGVLEDGGENPSSFYTDQGKQQGSSSRNRSFSRNCKLTEQRRYTGAAFFLEGQLGRGLSRHFTGRGGLGL